One Ananas comosus cultivar F153 linkage group 1, ASM154086v1, whole genome shotgun sequence DNA window includes the following coding sequences:
- the LOC109703461 gene encoding protein SPIRAL1-like 3, which translates to MGRGVSSGGGRSSLDYLFGSGEAPKQPAPENTPPVEKPAPPPPADPSKQIPAGVQGSQANNYFRADGQNTGNFITDRPSTKVHAAPGGGSSLGYLFGGN; encoded by the exons ATGGGTCGTGGGGTGAGCAGCGGAGGAGGTCGAAGTTCATTGGACTACCTTTTCGGGAGTGGTGAAGCTCCCAAACAACCTGCTCCTGAGAATACTCCGCCGGTTGAGAAACCGGCTCCTCCGCCACCAGCTGATCCCAGCAAGCAGATCCCAGCTGGCGTCCAAGGTAGCCAGGCGAACAACTACTTCCGTGCAGATGGCCAGAATACTGGCAATTTCATCACG GACCGACCTTCGACAAAGGTGCATGCTGCTCCTGGCGGTGGCTCCTCCCTTGGCTACCTCTTCGGCGGCAATTGA
- the LOC109708286 gene encoding uncharacterized protein LOC109708286 isoform X2, with product MLALFLAYFGGSSNKGLQILTILGNIQEIILQTIAADQNLCGRSSTELKVSPIYIILEQRVSALFIWTFTTYMVNGRSSLFN from the exons ATGCTTGCCCTCTTTCTCGCTTACTTCGGTGGAAGTAGCAATAAAGGATTGCAGATCTTAACAATTTTGGGAAACATCCAAGAAATTATTCTTCAAACCA TTGCTGCAGATCAAAATTTGTGTGGAAGATCTTCTACTGAACTTAAAGTAAG CCCTATCTATATTATCCTCGAGCAAAGAGTGAGCGCACTTTTTATATGGACATTTACTACATACATGGTGAATGGGAGAAGCTCATTATTCAACTAG
- the LOC109708286 gene encoding uncharacterized protein LOC109708286 isoform X3, with protein sequence MLALFLAYFGGSSNKGLQILTILGNIQEIILQTNQNLCGRSSTELKVSPIYIILEQRVSALFIWTFTTYMVNGRSSLFN encoded by the exons ATGCTTGCCCTCTTTCTCGCTTACTTCGGTGGAAGTAGCAATAAAGGATTGCAGATCTTAACAATTTTGGGAAACATCCAAGAAATTATTCTTCAAACCA ATCAAAATTTGTGTGGAAGATCTTCTACTGAACTTAAAGTAAG CCCTATCTATATTATCCTCGAGCAAAGAGTGAGCGCACTTTTTATATGGACATTTACTACATACATGGTGAATGGGAGAAGCTCATTATTCAACTAG
- the LOC109708286 gene encoding transcription factor PCF7-like isoform X1, translating to MLVREGASLTKQESILTDGKAPTSTTQVWFRNPRIVRVSRGFKGKDRHSKVTTVRGLKDRRIRLSVLTAIQLYDLQDKLGLNQPSKVVDWLLNAAQHEIDKLPPLQMPPGNFIQFPQMAPREGGNCSTHEAVIETIHQQLTASSSMANNSFFNNNISEDLMTISNGDVRMGIKPKGNYINILGGNDTENQIAETYTPYHQWGSSDAWMSQSGSHSSQEESARVSDQAPKFALTFDAKQHNYFQIANLQLSQNLFDHINLNTLQETMKNN from the coding sequence ATGTTAGTAAGAGAAGGAGCTAGTTTAACTAAGCAAGAAAGTATCCTTACTGATGGTAAGGCACCGACAAGTACTACACAAGTATGGTTCAGAAACCCTAGAATTGTGCGGGTGTCGCGCGGATTCAAAGGCAAAGATCGGCACAGTAAAGTCACCACAGTGAGAGGGTTAAAAGATCGGCGCATAAGGCTATCGGTACTAACCGCTATTCAGTTGTATGATCTTCAAGATAAGCTAGGGCTTAATCAACCAAGCAAAGTTGTGGATTGGCTTCTAAATGCGGCCCAGCACGAGATCGACAAACTCCCTCCGCTCCAAATGCCGCCAGGAAATTTCATTCAGTTCCCTCAAATGGCTCCTCGCGAAGGTGGTAATTGCAGTACTCATGAGGCTGTGATTGAAACTATACATCAGCAGTTAACAGCATCATCTAGTATGGCAAACAACAGTTTTTTCAACAATAATATTAGTGAAGATCTCATGACAATATCGAACGGAGATGTTCGTATGGGGATCAAACCAAAAGGTAATTACATTAATATACTTGGAGGAAATGATACAGAAAATCAAATTGCTGAAACTTACACACCCTACCATCAATGGGGTTCGTCAGATGCATGGATGTCTCAATCAGGAAGCCATTCATCGCAAGAAGAATCAGCTCGTGTTTCCGATCAAGCACCGAAGTTCGCGTTAACTTTTGACGCGAAGCAGCATAACTACTTCCAGATAGCAAATCTGCAGCTGTCGCAAAATCTTTTCGACCACATAAACTTGAATACTTTGCAAGAAACCATGAAGAACAACTAG
- the LOC109720627 gene encoding uncharacterized protein LOC109720627 isoform X2: MEKYFGNAYRGDPGVPHTDPERFVNIWIGSFAFSALTWFNPYMWQLSNQFNWHDKAMMFEHYHWKKAMEKNQPYQFKWNQYMTKPLRDSYYYNWPVYFA; encoded by the exons ATGGAGAAGTACTTTGGTAACGCGTACAGGGGTGACCCGGGGGTGCCCCACACGGACCCGGAGCGCTTCGTCAACATATGGATCGGCTCCTTCGCCTTCTCCGCTCTCACCTGGTTCAATCCCTACATGTGGCAACTCTCCAACCAGTTCAA CTGGCATGATAAGGCTATGATGTTTGAACACTACCATTGGAAGAAAGCCATGGAGAAGAATCAGCCATATCAGTTCAAG TGGAACCAGTACATGACCAAGCCATTGAGGGACTCCTACTACTACAACTGGCCTGTCTACTTCGCATAG
- the LOC109720627 gene encoding uncharacterized protein LOC109720627 isoform X1, translating to MEKYFGNAYRGDPGVPHTDPERFVNIWIGSFAFSALTWFNPYMWQLSNQFNIMQVIHHQHFGFERLQNLEDFAKNVRILQSAANFMLTEKFASGVGKKGKKKFFAFSDPQKRVLHPCTSYIVEILCSILHVLSQGNLITLLPSTVL from the exons ATGGAGAAGTACTTTGGTAACGCGTACAGGGGTGACCCGGGGGTGCCCCACACGGACCCGGAGCGCTTCGTCAACATATGGATCGGCTCCTTCGCCTTCTCCGCTCTCACCTGGTTCAATCCCTACATGTGGCAACTCTCCAACCAGTTCAA TATCATGCAAGTTATTCATCATCAGCATTTTGGGTTCGAGCGCTTGCAAAATTTAGAAGATTTTGCGAAGAATGTCAGGATTTTGCAATCGGCTGCCAAT TTTATGCTTACGGAAAAATTTGCGAGTGGCGtggggaaaaaaggaaaaaaaaaattctttgctTTTTCTGATCCTCAAAAAAGGGTGCTTCATCCTTGCACTTCATATATTGTGGAAATTTTATGCTCTATCTTGCATGTGCTTTCGCAaggaaatctgataactttgtTGCCTTCAACTGTCTTATAA
- the LOC109719275 gene encoding uncharacterized protein LOC109719275, producing MASETATPAPGPSLKLITNAFIQQYYNVLHQSPGEIYRFYEDSSHLSRPDSDGTMTLTTTLQAINEKILSMSVNDYQIEIETADSQFSYYNGVLILVTGLLIGKIDNKQLKFTQSFFLAPRENASYFILNDVLRFSSEKKASESDQLVVNNTNGDSSKALLTSGTEGDVDNGEEAITPSESGISGFEDETARDLPLNVSVNVSEVINPSESGISGVEGETALDLPLNTSVNVSEEAKQESPLYVSKEEKQESPLYVSEEEKQESPLNVSEEEKQESPLNVNEEEKQDSSINVSQVEKEDLPVIVSEGEKQDSLINVSQEEEKDSSINVSQVGKADLPINVSEGEKHDSLINVSQEEKKESLVEVLQEETQQISEAVAPPQENAPKKSYAEIVKAMRGSPLSSPLPVTSTKANIKANTAAAITDKALTMPEKPAPAPAPAPAPAPAPVTTKLSGNSVSENNNSHDVVGHSVYVGNLPLDATVEQLEEQFKKFGPIRHGGVQIRSNKIERFCFGFVEFVALESMQAAVKASPMNFGGRRAFIEEKRTTRRAYVEGAHNGNGNARRGGRFQSGRDGLGGDSFRGRESYGRNMGNKRSEFRNRAEYSGRGRTPPARAANGNHPQTSQNGDVGSARPSSPSQNAVSS from the exons ATGGCGTCGGAGACTGCAACTCCTGCTCCTGGACCAAGTTTAAAATTG ATTACCAATGCATTTATTCAGCAGTACTATAATGTTCTTCACCAGTCACCTGGTGAAATTTATAGGTTTTATGAGGATAGTAGCCATCTAAGTCGCCCAGATTCTGATGGAACCATGACTTTGACGACCACATTACAA GCTATCAATGAAAAGATTCTGTCAATGAGCGTAAATGACTATCAAATCGAGATAGAGACTGCTGATTCACAATTTTCATACTACAATGGGGTCTTGATTTTAGTAACTGGATTGTTAATTGGGAAGATCGATAATAAGCAGCTAAAGTTTACCCAGTCATTCTTTCTTGCCCCTCGGGAAAATGCTAGCTATTTCATTCTTAATGATGTGCTTAGATTTTCCAGTGAAAAGAAAGCAAGTGAAAGTGATCAATTAGTTGTGAACAACACAAATGGTGATTCCTCAAAAGCTCTTTTGACTTCTGGCACAG AAGGAGATGTTGACAATGGCGAGGAGGCTATTACTCCATCAGAGAGTGGCATTTCTGGATTCGAAGATGAGACCGCCCGAGATTTGCCACTCAATGTGAGTGTCAATGTGAGTGAAGTTATTAATCCATCAGAGAGTGGCATTTCAGGAGTCGAAGGTGAGACCGCCCTAGATCTGCCACTCAATACGAGTGTCAATGTGAGCGAAGAAGCTAAGCAAGAGTCACCACTCTATGTGAGCAAAGAAGAGAAGCAAGAGTCACCACTCTATGTGAGTGAAGAAGAGAAGCAAGAGTCACCACTCAATGTGAGCGAAGAAGAGAAGCAAGAATCACCACTCAATGTGAATGAAGAGGAGAAGCAAGACTCATCTATCAATGTGAGTCAAGTGGAGAAGGAAGACTTGCCTGTCATTGTGAGTGAAGGGGAGAAGCAAGACTCACTTATCAATGTGAGtcaggaggaggagaaagactCATCTATCAATGTGAGTCAAGTGGGGAAGGCAGACTTGCCTATTAATGTGAGTGAAGGGGAGAAGCATGACTCACTTATCAATGTGAGtcaggaggagaagaaagaatcACTTGTCGAGGTGCTTCAAGAAGAGACGCAACAAATTTCCGAGGCTGTTGCTCCTCCTCAAGAGAACGCACCTAAGAAGTCTTACGCTGAAATT GTTAAAGCTATGAGAGGGAGCCCATTATCAAGTCCACTCCCTGTGACTAGTACTAAGGCCAATATTAAAGCCAATACAGCAGCTGCAATAACAGACAAAGCATTGACCATGCCCGAAAAACCTGCCCCTGCCCCAGCCCCAGCCCCAGCCCCAGCCCCAGCCCCAGTTACTACAAAGCTTAGTGGGAACAGTGTTTCTGAAAACAACAACTCTCATGATG TGGTGGGTCATTCAGTTTATGTTGGGAATTTACCTTTGGATGCTACTGTTGAACAACTTGAGGAACAGTTTAAGAAATTTGGGCCTATCAGGCACGGTGGTGTCCAAATTAGAAGCAATAAG ATTGAGCGCTTCTGTTTTGGCTTTGTGGAATTTGTAGCACTGGAATCCATGCAAGCAGCAGTCAAG GCATCGCCCATGAATTTCGGTGGGCGGCGAGCATTCATTGAGGAGAAAAGAACCACGAGACGAG CTTATGTTGAGGGTGCGCATAATGGGAACGGCAATGCCAGGAGGGGAGGGCGATTCCAATCAGGAAGAGACGGTCTCGGCGGTGACAGTTTCAGGGGCAGAGAAAGCTACGGGCGCAATATGGGCAACAAGCGGAGTGAATTCAGGAATCGAGCTGAATACTCAGGTCGGGGTCGCACGCCCCCAGCACGTGCCGCCAACGGTAATCATCCGCAGACTTCCCAGAATGGGGATGTCGGGTCCGCCCGTCCCAGCAGCCCAAGTCAAAATGCAGTTTCTTCATAG
- the LOC109711657 gene encoding ninja-family protein 3-like, producing MGEEATGEEKRRVFASSEGLFQRDLLRRFAARSSGEEESSEPISGGDSDEIELSLGLSLGGRFGAESPHRNPLVRSSSIASLTSLPAAADAAAPAPSPLMRTSSLPTGAEEEQRRKRREAQSLKRLEAKRKRLERRNSIKTGALTKDQQQFLGEKLDFEATDGVFANKVVGKFEVSGCPGFMGNGQYWGRANGVAPARLPGLFRAASLPVNGFREVTSQGSSSSGEGRPGKGVDILVFSSSTDAKTPPVVRTLSFENSNPHKESRVTPPKAPCRAVDVKHITGDRNPSERVLGRASSTGSYMMEEMPCVSTKGEGPNGRRIEGFLYKYGKGEEVRIVCICHGSFWTPAEFVRHAGGGEVANPLKHIIVDPSALTFLG from the exons ATGGGGGAAGAAGCTACGGGGGAGGAGAAAAGGAGGGTTTTTGCTTCGAGCGAGGGCTTGTTCCAGAGAGATTTGCTGCGGCGATTCGCGGCGAGAAGCTCCGGCGAGGAGGAGAGCTCGGAGCCGATCTCGGGAGGCGACTCCGACGAGATCGAGCTCTCCCTCGGCCTCTCCCTCGGCGGGCGCTTCGGCGCGGAGAGCCCGCATAGAAACCCGCTCGTGCGGTCGTCGTCCATCGCCTCGCTCACCTCGCTCCCCGCCGCTGCGGACGCGGCCGCGCCCGCACCGAGCCCCCTTATGCGGACGTCCTCGCTCCCCACGGGCGCGGAGGAGGAGcagcggaggaagaggagagaggcGCAGAGCCTGAAGCGATTGGAGGCGAAGAGAAAGCGATTGGAGAGGCGAAACTCGATCAAAACGGGGGCTTTAACGAAGGACCAACAACAATTTTTGGGGGAAAAATTGGATTTTGAGGCCACGGATGGGGTTTTTGCAAACAAGGTTGTGGGTAAATTTGAGGTTAGTGGGTGCCCGGGGTTTATGGGCAATGGCCAATATTGGGGAAGGGCGAACGGGGTTGCTCCCGCGCGCCTGCCCGGTCTTTTCCGGGCAGCTTCTCTGCCGGTGAACGGCTTCCGGGAGGTCACATCGCAGGGGAGCAGCTCCTCCGGCGAGGGCCGGCCGGGGAAAG GAGTGGATATCTTAGTGTTCAGCAGTTCGACAGACGCAAAGACTCCGCCCGTAGTTCGAACTCTATCGTTTGAGAACAGCAATCCTCATAAAGAATCGAGAGTGACTCCTCCGAAAGCACCGTGTAGAGCGGTGGACGTGAAACACATCACGGGGGATCGAAATCCTTCTGAAAGGGTCTTAGGAAGAGCCAGCAGCACGGGGAGTTACATGATGGAGGAGATGCCGTGCGTCTCGACGAAGGGAGAAGGCCCGAACGGTCGGAGAATCGAAGGCTTCTTATACAAATACGGGAAGGGCGAGGAGGTGCGGATAGTTTGCATATGCCACGGGAGCTTTTGGACTCCCGCGGAGTTCGTGAGGCACGCGGGAGGGGGAGAGGTCGCGAACCCGCTTAAGCACATCATCGTCGACCCGTCGGCGTTGACCTTCTTAGGATGA